A genomic stretch from Tribolium castaneum strain GA2 chromosome 6, icTriCast1.1, whole genome shotgun sequence includes:
- the Wdr81 gene encoding WD repeat-containing protein 81 isoform X1: MDIFEELGVPKKYLKPTTKEGHYIALVHKSWLKSLVKYSKLVEFAERGRFDAWPVSEEELGASWSKVFICVFKKRDASVIPLPRIRSLIKDDPPLLFCQLMQYIYQTNYKNLWKEAYKKYNSKTETSKETQISLVEYNEVLREILTRIYGCPLVNICDSRLSTEQSKNFDVHLNVLPAVCAVETLNAIFVLHMPYFDHSLKDCVTFSPAILNKCYAKPLFIIYQLLQTLKSMHDRSLTLGDISLSDIYLTEDMWIYIIPNIHSNIYVQETKTEAKRHVNIPDCRKNGHKFDLNLKCEGCGIKTYDKVQISNETLQELCQLWVEGQISNFTYISALNKLSGRKLGDPNCHHVFPWVTDFASRCGKNWRDLKKSKFRLNKGDRQLDLTYENASSEVPHHVSDVLSSITYYVYMARRTPKSVLCKNVRTIWVPAEYPSSIQRMQEWTPDECIPEFFTDPTVFKSIHDDLDDLEVPSWCTGPEDFVEKHREALESVHVSERLHYWIDLTFGYKLAGAAAVKAKNVCLHLVDDHTKLMKSGIVQLFTHPHPPKATPSPFWNKTPPKIYISKTKPKSRDRSNSPGLTLDAKTDDEDIEDIPASSNRPLGLSRFLSRSRSSLNEEKPKNATRSSSSGPKNAFTSHLKVQSSSLTTGVIYLPKEYRPEQYLENLEKKHAFFAKTFHLEEKRVKCVEEKRLEEHANDECLVQNAFTNLIFSENFEKRLQQQDNLNFHRSRVQKNENQIICNYSDIISARRIRELQILGCLIVEIFMSKQLRALGANDSNLSFTDRLKACLTVIKSSEIPPCISYVVHLLLQPDTPNFKEFKYPSVTDLGLPPPSAHLLLEPLLHSVIPFPRLFPYLYSLIATLKDFKNVSTELGVLYHFDCNGEMCAEYESLERTKVLFAQNIGECKVKSCARNLESLLEELNTTTDLEVANILLPHVRELIEDPPTSVLAAWYLFDPLARVLGPQKTAGSLLEPILKLYENEPTEATLPYYGKIAKLYHHSFLLRLIVRLGLKCFLDNLVAPLVEAVGRYKDYEKVDFILHTHSEKFVRKTSHLKTMDAEHVDTSGSDDSSVSSEKRPTPRQELASEPEVFDFDDDKQNEEQLKSLMEHLELNVASDLPFNHSTAEEALDATLTENLDQLRSLEELTMNLSEDDVETRPGVSSPTIPIPSTKQEFSNISCEVGSKKSDSIQLDLVLDSPGSAVSDQKKPTVSKSKKQDAKISDMSSDSLVWLSHRLGPVLTARYLSRNLLKMLTLCYVGKENLTLVQKEENSREVETLSVVSSYVLGDQNAVKVLECLTSIAGLYGEQLILFQYIPHMSELIALCKRRLTANLEGGLISCLALFQHVIPYLSDSTLMDQLQDVILKNILHPIVRLLASTKYTFPSGYTARNILARKYLDTLYVLSIRMGSDMTRTHLAVPALQRFFLIFDKVFSGEESHQPEDSQVSQSEKEESHYVELCRDGSVNEWSVGGKPIQISRMNDTDSGLLLEDASEQSLEELRLVFTTELAYTAYLPFLRHIGANSLEISLKNHSLIKELCQEYEQGAKSSVPIANKSADFKCTISASSSIGSNIALVGNRIDVQTADLENFNTDLLSLVSNRLENNSRHLRGNWLAYWEHEIGRSDKDTMFNFKQIKLQTFAGHTHSVKCLYVLDNENSFISGSRDKTVKLWSLRSQGDGSSVSTCQWTYTAHKKSVLSLTFIESMRLVASCDSVVHIWDPFMGANVGHLESPRYPPVNVLRSLPAPSSLVFAATTDGTVKVIDTRVCNYIHELKVSLSPTGLIRCLAVAPSGAWVATGQSSGTITVLDTRTGLVISTWKAHESEVLQLVAADNSTLISSSLDQTIGVWNASDGKFKFHLRLVPQLRLHHLIAIDRSSFIRGATEPVHCLNVYNNELISGTTANRIGVHTSIDMEASFSSTKLRSDAFRGLLTSMALLPLNRLLLLGADTGTINLLC, translated from the exons ACATATGCCGTATTTCGACCACAGTTTGAAAGACTGTGTTACCTTCAGCCCcgctattttaaacaaatgttaCGCCAAGCCGTTATTTATAATCTACCAGTTGTTACAAACTCTGAAGTCAATGCACGACCGCAGCCTCACTCTGGGGGACATCTCCTTGAGCGACATTTACCTAACCGAAGACATGTGGATTTACATAATCCCGAACATCCACTCAAACATTTACGTCCAAGAAACGAAAACCGAGGCAAAAAGACACGTAAATATCCCCGACTGCCGCAAAAACGGCCACAAATTCGACCTAAACCTTAAATGCGAAGGCTGTGGCATAAAAACCTACGACAAGGTCCAGATCAGCAATGAAACCCTGCAAGAATTGTGCCAGTTGTGGGTCGAAGGCCAGATTTCGAACTTCACCTACATTTCCGCGTTAAATAAACTCTCGGGACGGAAGTTGGGTGACCCCAACTGCCACCATGTCTTTCCGTGGGTGACCGATTTCGCCTCAAGGTGCGGCAAAAACTGGCGCGATTTGAAGAAATCCAAGTTTAGGCTTAATAAAGGGGACCGTCAGTTGGACCTGACTTACGAAAATGCCTCGTCGGAGGTGCCCCACCACGTGTCGGATGTCTTGTCTTCGATCACGTATTACGTGTATATGGCTAGGAGGACCCCCAAGTCGGTTTTGTGCAAGAATGTGCGGACCATTTGGGTGCCAGCGGAGTACCCCAGCTCCATTCAGAGGATGCAGGAGTGGACTCCGGACGAGTGTATTCCTGAGTTTTTCACCGATCCGACGGTTTTTAAGAGCATTCATGACGATTTGGACGACCTGGAGGTCCCCTCATGGTGCACGGGGCCCGAGGATTTTGTAGAGAAGCACAGAGAGGCCTTGGAGAGTGTTCACGTGTCGGAGAGGCTGCATTATTGGATAGACCTGACTTTTGGATACAA ACTGGCGGGCGCCGCCGCCGTCAAGGCCAAGAACGTGTGCCTCCACCTGGTCGACGACCACACCAAGCTGATGAAATCGGGAATCGTCCAACTCTTCACCCACCCACACCCCCCAAAAGCCACCCCATCCCCCTTCTGGAACAAAACCCCCCCGAAAATCTACATCAGCAAAACAAAACCCAAATCCCGCGACCGTAGCAACTCGCCCGGTCTCACCCTCGACGCGAAAACCGACGACGAAGACATCGAAGACATCCCAGCGTCCTCAAACCGCCCCCTCGGCCTCTCCCGGTTTCTCTCCCGCAGCCGGTCGTCCCTCAACGaagaaaaaccgaaaaacgCAACCCGGAGCTCGAGCTCCGGGCCGAAAAACGCCTTCACCTCCCACCTCAAAGTGCAAAGTTCCTCCCTCACCACCGGGGTGATTTACTTGCCGAAGGAGTACCGGCCGGAGCAATACTTGGAGAATTTGGAGAAGAAACATGCGTTTTTCGCCAAGACTTTTCACCTTGAGGAGAAGCGGGTGAAATGTGTGGAGGAGAAACGACTGGAGGAGCACGCAAATGACGAGTGTTTGGTACAAAATGCGTTCACGAATTTGATTTTTAGcgagaattttgaaaaacggtTGCAACAACAAGACAATCTGAATTTTCACCGGTCGCGGGTACAAAAGAACGAGAATCAAATTATTTGCAACTACTCTGATATCATCTCAGCGAGGCGAATTCGGGAATTGCAAATTTTGGGTTGTTTGATTGTGGAGATTTTCATGTCGAAACAGTTGCGGGCTTTGGGGGCCAACGACTCGAACTTATCATTCACCGATCGGCTCAAAGCCTGTCTCACTGTTATCAAAAGTTCCGAAATCCCCCCGTGTATCTCCTACGTTGTTCATTTGCTCCTCCAGCCTGACACTCCCAACTTCAAGGAGTTTAAATATCCGTCCGTGACCGACTTGGGGTTGCCTCCACCCAGCGCCCACCTCCTCCTGGAGCCCCTCCTCCACTCCGTCATCCCGTTCCCCCGACTTTTCCCCTACTTGTATTCTCTAATCGCGACTCTTAAAGACTTCAAAAACGTCTCCACGGAGTTGGGAGTTTTGTACCACTTCGACTGCAACGGCGAAATGTGCGCAGAATACGAAAGTTTGGAACGGACTAAAGTATTGTTCGCACAAAACATCGGCGAGTGCAAAGTTAAATCATGCGCCCGCAACTTGGAGAGTTTGCTGGAGGAGTTGAACACAACGACTGACCTAGAAGTCGCAAATATCCTCCTCCCACACGTGCGCGAACTAATCGAGGATCCCCCAACTTCAGTCCTAGCCGCGTGGTATTTATTCGACCCGCTTGCCCGGGTCTTGGGGCCCCAGAAAACGGCCGGGAGCCTCCTGGAgcccattttaaaactgtacgAAAATGAGCCAACCGAGGCCACTTTGCCATACTACGGCAAAATAGCCAAGTTGTACCATCACAGTTTTCTCTTACGATTGATTGTGAGACTGGGGTTGAAGTGTTTTTTGGACAATCTTGTGGCCCCGCTTGTGGAGGCCGTTGGGCGGTATAAAGACTACGAAAAGGTCGATTTTATCTTGCACACTCATTCGGAGAAGTTCGTCCGGAAAACGTCGCACTTGAAGACGATGGACGCCGAACATGTTGACACTTCCGGGAGTGATGACTCGAGTGTTTCGTCCGAAAAACGGCCAACTCCGCGACAGGAGCTCGCCTCCGAACCGGAAGTCTTTGATTTTGACGACGACAAACAAAACGAGGAGCAGTTAAAATCGCTGATGGAACATTTAGAGTTAAATGTCGCCTCAGATTTGCCCTTCAATCATTCGACGGCGGAGGAGGCGCTCGATGCCACCCTGACCGAAAATCTGGACCAGCTGAGGAGTCTCGAAGAGCTCACCATGAACCTGAGTGAGGACGATGTTGAGACCAGACCTGGGGTTTCCTCCCCAACTATACCGATCCCGTCCACCAAGCAAGAGTTCAGTAATATTAGTTGCGAGGTTGGGAGCAAGAAAAGCGATTCGATTCAGCTTGATCTGGTTTTGGATTCGCCCGGATCGGCGGTTTCCGATCAAAAGAAACCAACTGTCTCAAAATCGAAGAAACAAGACGCGAAAATTTCGGATATGAGTTCTGATAGTCTCGTTTGGTTGTCACACAGACTGGGGCCGGTGCTCACAGCTCGGTATCTTTCACGGAATTTGCTCAAAATGTTGACTTTGTGTTATGTGGGCAAGGAGAATTTGACTCTGGTGCAAAAAGAGGAGAATTCAAGGGAGGTGGAGACGCTTTCGGTGGTTTCCAGCTATGTGCTGGGGGACCAGAATGCGGTCAAGGTTTTGGAGTGTCTGACGAGCATTGCGG gtTTATATGGCGAGCAGTTGATTCTGTTCCAATACATCCCGCACATGAGCGAACTGATCGCTTTGTGCAAACGACGCCTCACCGCCAACTTGGAGGGTGGTTTGATCTCATGCTTGGCTTTATTCCAACACGTCATTCCATACTTATCTGACTCGACTCTCATGGACCAGTTACAG GAcgtgattttaaaaaacatactCCATCCAATCGTGAGACTGCTAGCTTCGACGAAATACACATTCCCGAGCGGTTACACGGCTCGTAACATCTTGGCTCGCAAATATTTGGACACACTGTACGTCCTTTCGATCCGGATGGGCTCTGATATGACGCGAACCCACTTGGCTGTGCCCGCCCTTCAGCggttttttctcatttttgatAAAGTGTTCTCTGGGGAGGAATCCCACCAACCGGAGGACAGTCAAGTCAGCCAGTCGGAAAAGGAGGAATCTCATTACGTTGAGCTGTGTCGGGACGGATCGGTTAACGAGTGGAGTGTGGGAGGGAAACCGATTCAAATATCGCGAATGAACGACACGGACTCGGGGTTGCTGCTGGAGGACGCCTCCGAGCAGAGCCTGGAGGAGTTACGGCTGGTTTTCACCACCGAGTTGGCCTATACGGCCTATTTGCCGTTTTTGAGACACATTGGGGCAAATTCGTTGGAGATTTCGCTCAAGAATCACAGTTTGATCAAAGAGTTGTGCCAGGAGTACGAGCAGGGGGCCAAATCCAGCGTCCCCATTGCGAATAAATCCGCCGATTTTAAATGCACGATTTCGGCTTCGAGCAGCATTGGGAGCAACATAGCTCTGGTTGGGAACCGAATCGACGTCCAAACCGCCGATTTGGAAAACTTCAACACGGATTTGTTGAGTCTTGTCAGCAACCGATTGGAGAACAACAGCCGGCATTTGAGGGGCAACTGGTTGGCCTATTGGGAGCACGAAATCGGCCGCTCGGACAAAGACACGATGTTCAATTTCAAACAAATCAAACTGCAAACTTTCGCGGGACACACGCACAGTGTCAAGTGTCTCTACGTGCTAGATAACGAAAATAGCTTCATTTCTGGGAGTCGGGACAAGACGGTCAAATTGTGGTCGCTGAGGAGTCAAGGCGACGGCTCAAGTGTCTCAACGTGCCAGTGGACGTACACAGCCCACAAAAAGTCGGTCCTTTCGCTCACTTTCATCGAAAGTATGAGACTAGTGGCGTCGTGCGATAGCGTCGTGCACATTTGGGACCCCTTCATGGGGGCCAACGTGGGGCACTTGGAGTCCCCCAGGTACCCCCCTGTTAACGTTTTGAGGAGTTTGCCGGCGCCGTCCAGTCTCGTGTTCGCCGCAACTACCGACGGAACAGTCAAAGTGATTGATACCAGGGTTTGCAACTACATCCACGAACTCaag GTGAGTCTGAGCCCGACTGGCCTGATCCGGTGCCTTGCCGTGGCCCCTTCGGGGGCTTGGGTGGCCACGGGCCAGTCTTCGGGCACCATCACCGTCCTGGACACTCGCACCGGCTTGGTCATTTCGACTTGGAAAGCCCACGAGAGTGAGGTCCTCCAACTCGTTGCCGCGGACAATTCAACGCTGATTTCGTCCAGTTTGGACCAAACAATCGGTGTGTGGAACGCCAGCGATGGCAAATTCAAGTTTCACCTGAGGTTGGTACCCCAGCTGCGCTTGCACCATCTCATTGCTATTGACAGGTCGTCTTTTATCAGGGGGGCCACCGAGCCGGTGCACTGCCTCAACGTCTACAATAACGAACTGATTTCGGGGACAACCGCCAACAGGATCGGCGTCCACACGTCCATCGACATGGAGGCGTCGTTCTCCAGCACCAAGTTGCGCTCGGACGCGTTCAGGGGACTGCTCACCTCCATGGCGCTGCTGCCGCTGAATCGGCTTTTGCTGTTGGGGGCTGACACGGGGACGATTAATTTGTTGTGTTGA